One window of Gilliamella sp. B3022 genomic DNA carries:
- a CDS encoding bifunctional aspartate transaminase/aspartate 4-decarboxylase — protein MKNQTQYAKYANLSPFELKDNLIKLAQSHADRAMLNAGRGNPNFLAIWPRQAFFQLGVFATQESEMSYSYLNEGVGGFPIKDGLTGRFEHFIRQNYNTEGVSFLGKAFSYIRDQLGLDENAFLQEMVEGILGCNYPVPDRMLRLSEEVVKSYVLQQMGAQYLDLDDIDLFAVEGGTAAMAYIFNSMKENNLIQKGDKIAIGAPIFTPYLEIPELNDYQLVEVLVNSDPDANWQYPESELRKLEDPSIKAFFLVNPSNPPSVKIDDKGLKIIADIVKKRPDLILLTDDVYGTFADDFQSLFAICPNNTILVYSFSKYFGATGWRLGVIATTKDNVLDKKINALPSKTKQVLNKRYSSIVTEPENLKFIDRLVADSRAVALNHTAGLSTPQQVQMVLFALCEMIDTDQSYKAALKSLIRRRAASLYQHLGLKHPVDKNSVDYYTLIDLEHICRELYDDKFAQWILTNKNPSEMLFRIADEAGVVLLPGKGFAVQHPSARASLANLNEYQYAAIGLSMRKLAQEYYDEYKSKAKKNS, from the coding sequence ATGAAGAACCAAACACAATATGCTAAGTATGCTAATTTAAGTCCTTTTGAGTTAAAAGATAACTTAATTAAATTAGCACAAAGTCATGCCGATCGAGCTATGCTAAATGCAGGTCGAGGGAATCCTAATTTTTTAGCTATTTGGCCAAGACAAGCTTTTTTCCAATTAGGTGTCTTTGCAACGCAAGAATCGGAAATGTCCTACTCTTACTTAAATGAGGGCGTTGGTGGTTTTCCAATCAAAGATGGTTTAACAGGGCGCTTTGAACATTTTATTCGTCAAAATTATAATACAGAGGGCGTTTCGTTTTTAGGTAAAGCTTTTTCTTACATTCGTGATCAACTTGGTTTGGATGAAAATGCTTTTTTACAAGAGATGGTTGAAGGCATTTTAGGTTGTAACTATCCTGTTCCTGATAGGATGCTTCGTTTAAGTGAAGAAGTTGTAAAATCTTATGTGCTACAGCAAATGGGCGCTCAATATCTTGATCTTGATGATATTGATTTATTTGCTGTTGAAGGCGGAACAGCCGCTATGGCATATATTTTTAATTCAATGAAAGAAAATAATTTGATTCAAAAAGGTGATAAAATTGCCATTGGTGCTCCAATATTTACGCCATATCTTGAAATACCAGAACTCAATGATTATCAGTTGGTTGAGGTATTAGTTAACTCTGATCCTGATGCTAATTGGCAGTATCCAGAGTCTGAGTTGCGTAAGTTAGAAGATCCTTCTATAAAAGCGTTCTTTTTAGTCAACCCTTCCAATCCACCCTCAGTAAAAATTGACGATAAAGGATTAAAAATCATCGCAGATATTGTTAAAAAACGTCCAGATCTCATCCTATTAACCGATGATGTTTATGGTACATTTGCTGACGATTTCCAATCATTATTTGCTATTTGCCCTAATAATACTATTTTGGTGTATTCTTTTTCTAAATATTTTGGAGCAACAGGTTGGCGTTTAGGTGTTATTGCCACAACAAAAGATAATGTTTTAGATAAAAAAATTAATGCATTGCCTAGCAAAACGAAACAAGTCTTAAATAAGCGTTATAGTTCAATTGTAACAGAACCAGAAAATCTAAAATTTATTGATCGTTTAGTTGCCGATAGCCGAGCGGTTGCGTTAAATCACACTGCTGGTCTTTCAACACCACAACAAGTACAAATGGTTTTATTTGCATTGTGCGAAATGATTGACACCGATCAAAGTTATAAGGCAGCATTAAAATCATTGATCCGACGTCGTGCTGCGTCTCTTTATCAACATTTAGGTCTTAAACACCCTGTCGATAAAAATAGTGTTGATTATTATACTCTAATTGATCTTGAACATATTTGTCGTGAATTATATGACGATAAATTTGCTCAATGGATCTTAACAAATAAAAATCCATCTGAAATGCTATTTAGAATAGCTGATGAAGCTGGGGTTGTTTTATTACCTGGTAAAGGTTTTGCTGTACAACATCCTTCTGCTCGTGCATCTTTAGCGAACTTAAATGAATATCAATACGCTGCGATTGGCTTATCAATGCGTAAACTTGCACAAGAGTATTATGATGAGTACAAAAGTAAAGCGAAGAAAAATAGTTAA
- a CDS encoding XRE family transcriptional regulator — MNTFTDRINWALEASGMSQHQLAEIVKISQPAIQKLVSGKSNTSRKIIEIASALNVDLLWLTKGVGNPDIGENLSNAKIVGTIDEWDSKTPLNDDEIEVPFYKDVRLSAGSGFADDIEDYNGYQLRLSRSTMRRYGIDKDCTVCLTVYGDSMEPVFQDGATVAIDQADTIIRDGKIYAINHAGLLRIKILEKLPNNQIKIRSYNADYEDEIVSQDEITILGRVWWQSSILN; from the coding sequence ATGAATACCTTTACTGATAGAATTAATTGGGCTCTAGAAGCATCAGGCATGTCTCAGCATCAACTCGCTGAGATAGTAAAAATTAGCCAACCGGCCATTCAAAAACTCGTTTCTGGTAAATCCAACACATCCCGTAAAATCATTGAGATTGCTTCTGCTTTGAACGTTGATCTCCTTTGGTTAACAAAAGGAGTTGGAAACCCCGATATAGGGGAAAACTTGTCCAATGCAAAAATAGTGGGAACAATTGATGAATGGGATAGTAAGACACCACTTAATGATGACGAGATTGAAGTACCATTTTATAAAGATGTCAGATTATCTGCTGGAAGTGGTTTTGCTGATGACATTGAAGATTACAATGGTTATCAACTACGCCTATCGCGTTCAACCATGCGTAGATATGGTATTGATAAAGACTGCACGGTTTGTTTAACCGTTTATGGCGATAGTATGGAGCCAGTTTTTCAAGATGGAGCAACAGTTGCCATTGATCAAGCCGACACCATTATTCGTGATGGTAAAATTTATGCAATTAATCATGCTGGCTTACTAAGAATTAAAATACTTGAAAAATTACCTAATAACCAAATCAAAATCAGAAGTTACAATGCTGATTATGAAGATGAAATTGTTTCACAAGATGAAATTACTATCTTAGGGCGTGTATGGTGGCAATCATCAATACTTAATTAA
- a CDS encoding antiterminator Q family protein, which produces MKETKEILTAWKNTRVLKRIGTEYPSKSAVITGAARDFDYRQYLTEEEAEIVDSAILNLKEYNLAHWTVLMTYYTKNVSCNAQAKVIGKRPHDIINILNQAESFIGGYIYPFFR; this is translated from the coding sequence ATGAAAGAGACCAAAGAAATTTTAACCGCATGGAAAAATACTCGCGTACTTAAACGTATCGGAACTGAATATCCATCAAAATCAGCAGTTATTACTGGCGCTGCAAGAGATTTTGATTATCGTCAATACTTGACAGAGGAAGAAGCGGAAATCGTTGATAGCGCTATTTTAAATCTAAAAGAATATAATCTAGCGCATTGGACAGTTTTAATGACTTACTATACAAAAAATGTTTCATGTAATGCACAAGCTAAAGTTATTGGTAAACGTCCTCACGATATTATTAATATACTCAATCAAGCAGAAAGTTTTATTGGGGGGTACATTTATCCTTTTTTCAGATGA
- a CDS encoding phage holin family protein — MPIKDPDNINWTVVVYLYFITFLGSLASYCYHLLNGSKFFLWTLIAQIFISIFSGALVIFIASYCNWAFEIAGGVAGLAGWSGANLIKVLEERLIKQIDNK; from the coding sequence ATGCCAATAAAAGATCCAGACAACATAAATTGGACCGTTGTCGTATATTTATATTTTATCACTTTTTTAGGTTCATTAGCCAGTTATTGTTACCACTTACTCAATGGTAGTAAATTCTTTTTATGGACACTTATTGCACAAATTTTTATATCAATTTTTTCTGGTGCTTTGGTCATCTTTATTGCAAGTTATTGTAATTGGGCTTTTGAAATAGCTGGAGGTGTTGCCGGTTTAGCTGGTTGGTCAGGTGCAAATTTAATTAAAGTTCTTGAAGAAAGATTGATAAAACAAATTGATAATAAATAA
- a CDS encoding lysozyme, which produces MNISQKGIDLIKSFEGLKLNAYKCPAGVWTIGYGHTKNVKEKDIISNSQADCFLVQDLYFIEQSINQLIKVELSQNQYDALCSFVFNVGVLAFTQSTLLAKLNVGNYIGASNEFERWNKITVDGIKQSSTGLTNRRKAEKNLFNKE; this is translated from the coding sequence ATGAATATTAGTCAAAAAGGAATCGATCTGATAAAAAGCTTTGAAGGTCTAAAATTAAATGCATATAAATGTCCAGCAGGAGTATGGACTATTGGTTATGGTCATACAAAAAATGTAAAAGAAAAAGACATAATCAGTAATTCGCAGGCTGATTGTTTTTTAGTACAAGATCTTTATTTTATAGAGCAATCGATTAATCAATTGATAAAAGTCGAACTAAGTCAAAATCAATATGATGCGTTGTGTTCTTTTGTCTTTAATGTAGGAGTTTTAGCATTTACTCAATCGACATTGTTGGCAAAATTGAATGTAGGTAATTATATCGGCGCTTCAAATGAGTTCGAACGTTGGAATAAAATTACAGTTGATGGCATTAAACAGTCTTCAACTGGCTTGACAAATCGCAGGAAAGCAGAAAAGAACCTATTTAATAAAGAATGA
- the lysC gene encoding Rz1-like lysis system protein LysC, with amino-acid sequence MILLTGCTKERKVYVNQPISESLLTDCLPVLPPKLLTFADSIKYNEHLLNVIEKCNQDKQAIRALNKSVY; translated from the coding sequence ATGATATTGCTAACAGGTTGTACCAAAGAGCGAAAGGTATACGTCAATCAACCGATATCAGAAAGTCTATTAACTGATTGTCTGCCAGTATTACCGCCTAAATTATTAACGTTTGCTGATAGCATTAAATATAACGAACATTTATTAAATGTTATTGAAAAATGCAATCAAGATAAGCAAGCCATCAGAGCTCTAAACAAGTCTGTTTACTGA
- a CDS encoding sialate O-acetylesterase, protein MVNLNDSLDDLLDPEKSIPENFSFNNTQKNGFTIADEQGNVSFKIDEEGNSEFNIDKQFAAKLKTLIYPPDSGLADINHIVTYGQSLGEGSTAHPILSGTPFSQYAKMFNHGIRTRYARDHKYQTLVNHIEWQNDDNYESPSAGTAEMFIREIKLHNFKNKVILSSNCSEGGQPISNLSKGSSNYQNILNDVQNGKRIAAQQGKSYRLLAITYTQGEANYNFGIDYYRTALRKLRSDLIEDIEKITGDDYSDLPFITYQVSSSYQSQTGIPYCPDVALAQLELALEKGSGFYLATPIYQLQYLDRWHIDGYSSKLLGAYYGYVLNKVMSGEDWQPLHPISHTINGNVLNLTFNKMGLIFDSPEKLPNHNKIQNKGFSIKNSAGIEIIQNVQMLNNSNSCNTLKITCKESPANLIINYGFSDTDGRNAGQLRDNNNVSIYIGGNNYYLHNWCTIFQYHLG, encoded by the coding sequence ATGGTAAATTTAAACGATTCATTGGATGATTTATTGGATCCTGAAAAGTCAATTCCAGAAAATTTTTCATTCAATAATACTCAAAAAAATGGTTTTACTATTGCTGATGAGCAAGGCAATGTCTCTTTCAAAATTGATGAAGAGGGTAATTCAGAATTTAATATTGATAAACAATTTGCTGCCAAATTAAAAACATTAATCTATCCACCTGATTCAGGGCTTGCTGATATTAATCATATCGTTACTTATGGTCAATCATTAGGTGAAGGATCGACTGCACATCCTATCCTTTCTGGAACGCCATTTTCTCAATACGCCAAAATGTTTAATCATGGTATTCGAACTCGTTATGCTAGAGATCATAAATATCAAACATTGGTAAATCACATTGAATGGCAAAACGATGATAATTATGAGTCACCATCTGCTGGTACTGCCGAGATGTTTATTCGAGAAATTAAACTTCATAATTTTAAAAATAAAGTGATTCTATCTTCCAATTGTTCTGAGGGAGGTCAGCCAATATCTAATTTGTCCAAAGGTAGTTCTAACTATCAAAACATTCTCAATGATGTTCAAAATGGTAAACGAATTGCAGCTCAACAAGGTAAATCGTACCGATTACTTGCAATAACCTACACTCAAGGTGAAGCAAATTATAACTTTGGCATCGATTATTATAGAACTGCTCTTAGAAAATTACGGTCTGATTTAATTGAGGACATTGAAAAGATCACGGGCGATGACTATTCTGATTTGCCATTTATTACTTACCAAGTATCTTCTTCTTATCAATCTCAAACAGGTATTCCATATTGTCCTGATGTTGCTCTAGCACAATTAGAATTAGCGCTTGAAAAAGGTAGTGGATTTTATCTAGCTACACCAATATATCAGTTACAATATCTAGACAGGTGGCACATAGATGGATACAGTTCTAAATTATTAGGTGCCTATTACGGTTATGTTTTGAATAAAGTCATGTCAGGTGAAGATTGGCAGCCATTGCATCCAATTTCCCACACCATAAATGGTAATGTATTGAATCTGACATTTAACAAAATGGGTTTGATATTTGATAGCCCAGAAAAATTACCAAATCATAACAAAATTCAAAACAAAGGTTTTTCTATAAAAAACTCTGCAGGTATAGAGATTATTCAAAATGTGCAAATGCTTAACAATAGTAATAGTTGTAATACGCTTAAGATCACATGTAAAGAAAGCCCTGCTAATCTTATAATCAATTATGGTTTTTCAGATACTGACGGAAGAAATGCGGGTCAATTACGCGATAATAATAACGTATCTATTTATATAGGAGGCAATAATTACTATTTACATAATTGGTGTACCATTTTTCAATATCATTTAGGTTAA
- a CDS encoding flavin-containing monooxygenase, translated as MIYDCLIVGAGQAGLSLASFLSQKKISVIILERDKRIGDVWRRRPDSMKLFTPRIISQLPGLVLKGDPKGYPDKNEIADYLELYAQHNKLNVLLNKNVCSVEYNENIYSIKTQDGEIFHAKCLVNATGANQKVDVPEIAKCISPEIKQITIDQYQNPDQLKEKKIAIIGDGSGGRQIAKELAKTHNVTLFCGAPRPFFPKELFGVNTLTILKKLSILDADTRSIMGRWLMRRGFIPCNDIVNKVLRKMGVQFYSKLISVDNKTLISDSGEKCQPDVIIWSLGYAEETNWLTIPNTVDSAGFICLIGHDLGGKTSYPDLFVVGKKWLSCRASELICGCVNDAKRVANFIEIALHNK; from the coding sequence ATGATTTACGATTGTTTGATAGTTGGTGCAGGTCAAGCTGGATTAAGCCTAGCATCATTCCTGAGTCAAAAAAAAATCTCTGTTATTATACTAGAAAGAGATAAACGGATAGGGGATGTTTGGCGAAGACGACCCGATAGTATGAAATTATTTACGCCAAGAATAATAAGCCAGTTACCGGGTTTAGTGCTAAAGGGAGACCCTAAAGGATATCCTGATAAGAATGAGATAGCTGACTACTTAGAACTTTATGCTCAACATAATAAATTAAATGTTTTATTGAATAAAAATGTGTGTTCAGTAGAGTATAATGAAAATATTTATTCCATAAAAACGCAAGATGGCGAAATATTTCATGCAAAATGTTTGGTCAATGCAACGGGTGCAAATCAAAAGGTTGACGTTCCTGAAATAGCTAAATGTATTTCGCCTGAGATTAAGCAAATCACCATAGATCAATATCAAAATCCAGATCAATTGAAAGAAAAAAAAATTGCGATCATTGGTGATGGTTCCGGTGGTCGTCAAATTGCTAAAGAATTAGCAAAAACACATAATGTCACTTTATTTTGCGGTGCGCCTCGTCCATTTTTTCCAAAGGAACTGTTTGGTGTAAATACATTAACTATATTAAAAAAATTGTCTATTTTAGATGCTGATACAAGAAGCATTATGGGGCGTTGGCTGATGAGAAGAGGATTTATTCCTTGTAATGATATTGTAAATAAAGTTTTACGCAAAATGGGAGTACAATTCTATTCTAAGCTTATCAGTGTAGATAATAAAACATTGATATCTGATAGTGGAGAAAAATGCCAACCAGATGTTATTATCTGGAGCCTTGGATATGCAGAAGAGACAAACTGGTTAACTATTCCTAATACTGTTGATTCCGCAGGTTTCATCTGCCTAATCGGTCATGATTTAGGAGGTAAAACATCTTATCCTGATTTATTTGTAGTTGGGAAAAAATGGCTCAGTTGTCGTGCATCTGAACTAATTTGTGGGTGTGTTAATGATGCTAAACGCGTAGCTAATTTTATTGAAATAGCTCTACATAATAAATGA